The following are encoded together in the Brevinematia bacterium genome:
- the alr gene encoding alanine racemase produces MTYAEISLSTIWHNYLELRKLNLNKPIIPVIKADSYGHGATRIMEFLFLKGVRRFAVAKIEEVFSLKEELLSRGNKSIFEESEILIFCPIPFRYLGVLLDDLNLIPIVSDVSFIRELEKLSRSAGRRLKFGIEIDTGMGRLGIHHRESNVLLDILWEVKNLDLVDIMTHFPSSDFDREFSLYQIEIFDRILDKVKIIFPDVKSHVSNSGGVLNIPEGSKYDFARCGLSVYGYYPNMALVGKADIRNSLALKSYVALRKFFRKGESISYNRTYFMDRDGYIAVVPCGYADGIPTLYSNNMEVVIRGRRYSVVGRVTMDYIMVRVDEVVGPGDEVVIFGGCGYGSMRVEEFASRVGLIPYEITCGISKRVPRVYLNNDSSAPEMVT; encoded by the coding sequence ATGACTTACGCTGAAATAAGTTTGTCTACGATTTGGCATAATTACCTAGAGCTTAGGAAGCTTAATTTGAATAAGCCTATAATTCCTGTAATAAAAGCCGATTCGTATGGGCATGGGGCAACTAGGATAATGGAATTTCTCTTCTTAAAGGGTGTTAGAAGATTCGCTGTAGCAAAGATAGAGGAAGTGTTTTCTCTTAAGGAGGAGTTGTTGTCCAGAGGTAATAAGAGTATTTTTGAGGAGTCGGAAATATTGATATTCTGTCCTATACCTTTTCGCTATCTTGGTGTTCTTTTGGATGATTTGAATCTAATTCCTATAGTCAGTGATGTTAGCTTTATTAGGGAACTTGAGAAGTTATCTAGAAGTGCTGGTAGGAGACTAAAGTTTGGTATTGAAATAGACACGGGAATGGGAAGGTTAGGGATACATCATAGAGAGAGCAATGTTCTTTTGGATATCCTTTGGGAGGTTAAGAATCTGGATCTTGTTGATATCATGACTCATTTCCCTTCTTCTGATTTTGACAGAGAGTTTTCCCTATATCAGATTGAGATATTTGATAGAATTCTTGATAAAGTTAAGATTATTTTCCCTGATGTTAAGTCTCATGTTTCTAACAGCGGAGGAGTTCTGAATATTCCTGAAGGTAGTAAGTATGATTTTGCTAGGTGTGGACTTTCGGTGTATGGGTATTATCCTAATATGGCGTTGGTGGGGAAGGCGGATATAAGGAATTCTCTTGCGCTTAAATCTTACGTGGCTCTTAGAAAATTTTTTAGAAAAGGGGAGAGTATAAGTTACAATAGGACCTACTTTATGGATAGGGACGGGTATATTGCAGTAGTGCCGTGTGGCTATGCGGATGGTATACCTACACTGTATTCAAACAATATGGAAGTTGTGATAAGAGGCAGAAGGTATTCTGTAGTGGGTAGAGTGACTATGGACTATATAATGGTGAGAGTTGATGAGGTTGTGGGTCCTGGTGATGAAGTGGTTATATTCGGAGGATGTGGTTATGGTAGTATGAGGGTTGAAGAATTTGCTAGTAGAGTAGGGCTTATACCTTACGAGATAACTTGTGGTATTTCAAAGAGAGTTCCTAGAGTTTACCTTAACAATGATTCTAGTGCACCAGAGATGGTGACATAG
- the sppA gene encoding signal peptide peptidase SppA encodes MSERLKDTIAILIAVMLIANIILGIVTISLNLKKADTFSSGLSGLLGNVGLINVEGVITSEGSSYYSYVDAEEVARKIKTFAETPTIKAIRINVTSPGGTVSGAETIVSALDYAKSKGKKIVVFMKEIAASGGYYISAPADYIIASRGTFTGSIGVIVTSFNIKGLFDKIGIKPYTFKSGEYKDILSPYREISEPESKLIQRIIDTYYQRFIEVIMKYRGDKIKKNELLQIADGRILTEKDALLHKLIDEVGDEFLVEEVIKNMIKEETITYVELPDKKGWIKDLLQLAIDKLNLDILIKPVKNYPQALYIVY; translated from the coding sequence ATGTCGGAGAGACTTAAAGACACTATCGCTATCCTAATCGCAGTAATGCTCATAGCAAACATAATTTTAGGGATAGTTACAATCTCTTTAAACCTTAAGAAAGCAGACACATTTTCATCCGGATTGTCAGGACTTTTGGGCAACGTTGGCTTGATAAATGTAGAAGGAGTCATAACTTCCGAAGGAAGCAGTTACTACTCTTATGTTGATGCCGAGGAAGTAGCAAGAAAAATAAAAACCTTTGCTGAAACACCAACTATAAAGGCAATAAGAATCAATGTAACAAGTCCCGGAGGAACCGTAAGTGGTGCCGAAACAATAGTCTCAGCTCTTGACTACGCAAAAAGCAAAGGAAAGAAAATCGTAGTCTTTATGAAAGAGATAGCAGCCTCAGGAGGATACTACATATCCGCACCTGCAGACTATATAATAGCTTCAAGAGGCACTTTCACCGGAAGTATTGGTGTAATCGTTACATCTTTCAATATCAAAGGCCTATTTGATAAAATCGGAATAAAACCATACACATTCAAAAGCGGTGAATACAAGGACATCCTTTCACCTTACAGAGAAATCTCCGAACCCGAAAGCAAACTAATCCAAAGGATAATTGATACCTACTATCAAAGGTTCATTGAGGTAATCATGAAATACCGTGGAGACAAGATAAAAAAGAATGAACTTTTACAGATAGCAGATGGAAGAATACTAACAGAAAAAGATGCCTTACTTCACAAACTAATTGACGAAGTAGGAGACGAATTTCTGGTAGAAGAAGTCATCAAAAATATGATTAAGGAAGAAACTATAACCTATGTAGAGCTCCCCGATAAGAAAGGATGGATCAAGGATCTTCTGCAACTTGCGATTGACAAGTTAAACCTAGATATACTTATCAAACCCGTTAAGAACTATCCACAAGCTCTATATATTGTCTACTAG
- the map gene encoding type I methionyl aminopeptidase, translating to MSGEIIIKTPPEISRIRKASRIAAQVLFYLEQFIKPGITTLELDKITEDFILSKGGKPAFKGYAVTNGKSVIRYDYTICASVNEVVIHGVPSKDTVLKDGDIVSIDVGVVFDNYYGDSARTYFVGEVSAIKRKLSDVTREALYLAIDICREGTRVVDISKVIYEYVRKNGFDVIRGYSGHGIGKFLHEAPPIPNYPMGGSVRLRKNMTIAIEPMVVAGSFRTKILDDGWSVCTVDGKPSAHWEHTILITDSEPEVLSVF from the coding sequence ATGTCAGGAGAGATAATAATAAAAACGCCTCCTGAGATATCTAGGATAAGAAAGGCTTCAAGAATAGCTGCTCAGGTACTTTTTTATTTAGAGCAGTTTATAAAGCCTGGTATTACAACTTTAGAGCTTGATAAGATTACTGAGGATTTCATATTGTCCAAAGGTGGTAAACCTGCATTCAAGGGGTATGCGGTAACTAATGGCAAGAGTGTGATCAGGTATGATTACACTATATGTGCATCTGTGAACGAAGTAGTTATCCATGGAGTTCCTTCAAAAGATACGGTGCTGAAAGATGGTGATATAGTTTCAATAGATGTAGGTGTAGTATTTGATAACTATTATGGTGATTCTGCCAGAACATATTTTGTTGGAGAAGTTTCTGCTATCAAAAGGAAGCTTTCGGATGTTACCAGGGAGGCGTTGTATTTGGCTATAGATATTTGTAGAGAGGGGACGAGAGTAGTGGACATTTCTAAGGTTATATATGAATACGTTAGGAAGAATGGTTTTGATGTGATAAGAGGCTATAGTGGTCACGGAATTGGGAAATTTTTGCACGAAGCTCCGCCGATTCCTAACTATCCGATGGGAGGTAGTGTAAGACTAAGAAAGAACATGACAATAGCGATAGAGCCTATGGTAGTTGCTGGTAGTTTCAGAACCAAAATTCTTGATGATGGGTGGTCAGTGTGTACTGTTGATGGTAAACCTTCAGCTCACTGGGAACATACTATTCTAATAACGGATTCGGAGCCGGAAGTTCTCTCCGTCTTTTAA
- the fliS gene encoding flagellar export chaperone FliS gives MNYARKYKETQIETASPVRLIVILYDIIISSINESIVHLESRKYDLLNKELSRAQEGLIELICSLDFEKGGEIANNLYSIYLYCSRRLFEGNIDKDKNMLIEVVNILSKLRDAWEQIANMNVSTPQNKSEEVRVKSVDIRS, from the coding sequence ATGAATTACGCAAGGAAATATAAAGAAACTCAGATTGAGACTGCTAGTCCTGTAAGATTGATTGTGATATTGTATGATATCATAATATCTTCAATAAACGAGTCTATAGTTCACCTTGAGAGTAGAAAATACGATCTTCTGAACAAGGAACTTTCCAGGGCTCAGGAAGGGTTGATTGAGCTTATTTGCTCTTTGGATTTTGAGAAAGGTGGTGAGATTGCAAATAACCTCTATTCCATTTACCTTTACTGTAGTAGGAGGTTATTTGAGGGTAATATTGATAAAGATAAGAATATGCTTATTGAAGTAGTGAATATCCTTAGTAAACTTAGGGATGCTTGGGAACAGATAGCTAATATGAATGTTTCTACTCCGCAGAATAAGTCTGAAGAGGTGAGAGTCAAAAGTGTAGATATAAGGAGCTAG
- the thiD gene encoding bifunctional hydroxymethylpyrimidine kinase/phosphomethylpyrimidine kinase, with amino-acid sequence MEKERVALTIAGSDSGGGAGVQIDLKTFNEIGVFGASVITSLTAQNTLGVQEVYYISPDFVKKQLESVFSDLNVHFSKTGMLATLEIVEVVIEYIGKMLKKDSLKGLVVDPVMKAKGGEKLLKEEAISALRSKLLPLSLVVTPNIPEAELLTGMKIKTEKDMEKSALLIHKMGPRYVVIKGGHLEGEYATDIIFDGYESYKLRSKKYFKDSVHGTGCCFSSAITAFLTKGETPINSIRKAKKFVSNAIKNGVFIGNGFKVLKTY; translated from the coding sequence ATGGAAAAAGAGAGAGTAGCTCTGACTATAGCAGGTTCCGACAGTGGTGGCGGTGCAGGAGTCCAAATAGATCTCAAAACATTCAATGAAATAGGAGTATTTGGAGCAAGTGTCATAACCTCACTAACCGCCCAAAACACGCTAGGAGTTCAAGAAGTATACTACATTTCACCTGACTTCGTAAAAAAGCAACTTGAGTCTGTCTTTTCTGACTTAAATGTCCACTTTAGCAAAACTGGAATGCTTGCAACGCTTGAGATAGTTGAAGTTGTTATTGAATACATAGGAAAAATGCTGAAAAAAGACAGCCTCAAAGGTCTAGTAGTTGATCCTGTGATGAAAGCTAAAGGTGGTGAAAAGCTTCTAAAGGAAGAAGCAATCAGTGCACTAAGATCAAAGTTATTACCTCTATCACTTGTAGTAACTCCTAACATTCCAGAAGCTGAACTACTAACAGGTATGAAAATAAAAACAGAAAAAGATATGGAGAAATCTGCATTACTGATCCACAAAATGGGGCCAAGGTATGTAGTCATAAAAGGAGGACACCTTGAAGGAGAATATGCAACAGATATAATCTTTGACGGTTATGAATCCTACAAGCTTAGGTCAAAAAAGTACTTTAAAGACAGTGTGCATGGAACAGGGTGCTGTTTCTCATCAGCTATAACCGCATTTTTGACAAAAGGAGAAACCCCAATAAACTCTATAAGAAAAGCAAAAAAGTTCGTATCAAATGCTATAAAAAACGGAGTATTCATCGGAAACGGATTTAAAGTCCTCAAAACCTACTAA
- a CDS encoding Rrf2 family transcriptional regulator gives MIKLSTRVLYGLRAVIYIGLNKDRWPISLSEVAENQNIPLRYIEQIFIKFKRSGIVKSVRGVKGGYVLRDGYENITLLEIVESADSKIVPVWCLNSAYKKKCPVVKNCMLVEIWNDLGSVIRNYLENISLKDLLLKAKETDFIKIIEKSSIGENF, from the coding sequence ATGATAAAGCTTTCTACTAGGGTTTTATATGGTCTCAGGGCTGTGATATACATAGGGTTGAATAAAGATAGGTGGCCTATTTCACTAAGCGAAGTTGCTGAGAATCAGAACATACCTCTTAGGTATATTGAACAGATATTCATAAAGTTCAAGAGATCTGGTATAGTGAAAAGCGTTAGAGGTGTGAAAGGAGGGTATGTGTTAAGAGATGGTTATGAAAACATCACTTTGCTTGAAATAGTTGAGTCTGCGGATAGTAAGATAGTTCCTGTTTGGTGTTTAAATTCTGCGTATAAGAAGAAATGCCCTGTGGTTAAAAACTGTATGTTAGTTGAGATTTGGAATGATCTTGGTAGTGTAATAAGGAATTATTTGGAGAATATAAGCTTGAAAGATCTCTTACTCAAGGCGAAAGAAACGGACTTTATCAAGATTATAGAGAAGTCTAGTATAGGGGAGAATTTTTAG
- a CDS encoding MotA/TolQ/ExbB proton channel family protein: MEWVYSVFGYLAKGGIMMIFIFLASIIGVAIVIERFIFFSKVKSSMNKLFAVAKEKVNRGNVRDIIAICDAEKSVASNILKTAVEAYLKGASKEDIENSIEDIAKIELPILNRYLYLLGTMVTISPMLGLLGTVLGMIKATSVLAEKGLTSPSELLAGIAEALITTAAGLIVAIPLLILYNYLSNKCREMIEEIESNVTEILLVMSSNKSVW; the protein is encoded by the coding sequence ATGGAATGGGTTTACTCGGTTTTTGGCTACCTTGCAAAAGGTGGAATAATGATGATCTTTATCTTCCTTGCTTCAATTATCGGAGTTGCAATAGTCATAGAAAGATTTATATTCTTCTCCAAGGTAAAAAGCTCAATGAACAAACTATTCGCAGTAGCAAAGGAAAAAGTTAACAGAGGCAATGTAAGAGACATAATAGCAATATGTGATGCTGAAAAAAGTGTAGCATCAAATATTCTCAAAACAGCAGTAGAGGCATATCTAAAAGGTGCATCAAAAGAAGACATAGAAAACTCAATAGAAGATATTGCCAAAATAGAATTACCCATCCTTAACAGATATCTCTACCTACTTGGAACTATGGTAACAATCTCTCCTATGCTTGGACTATTAGGCACAGTCCTCGGTATGATTAAAGCTACCTCAGTCTTAGCAGAAAAGGGACTCACTTCACCATCTGAGCTTCTAGCAGGTATAGCAGAGGCTTTGATAACAACAGCAGCAGGCCTAATCGTCGCTATACCACTACTCATTCTATACAACTACTTAAGTAACAAGTGTAGAGAAATGATCGAGGAAATTGAGTCTAACGTGACAGAAATATTGTTAGTAATGTCATCAAACAAGAGCGTTTGGTAA
- a CDS encoding NusA N-terminal domain-containing protein has translation MVFDNLKKILQEMDLPEDIVHKMLEKALLAGYKKEYGKDYENMVFRISEESKKVEILSLKTVVDKVRDPVLEISVEDAKKFLKSPKAGDKVEVPVMPNKFSRQAIEVIRNVLLSQKAEMERDKVNSIFRAKIGDILQCKISSMKGRNIDVVIDFGSFKVDGVITFEHLMPEDHKLFKTGDIIKAVLIDILNPQESQEVSSRRSVRQESKLLLSRTTPEFIKKLFYSSIPEVSKGIVEIKAIGRIPGERSKVAVYSVFPEVDPVGACIGVGGSRIISVSKEVSGEKIDVVLWSNDVREFARNVFGRNAVYSVEEREREILVKIYESFLSVLGKNSVNVKLFSQMVGKDVKVMLVQEEKSLQRKEIFIEEDEINENTYVDYLPFDKDVLDKLKASNIKTIGSLLENLDNLKSLGFSSREISHINKIINEYIEIEVEEEG, from the coding sequence ATGGTGTTTGATAATCTGAAGAAGATACTTCAAGAGATGGATCTACCAGAAGACATAGTTCATAAGATGTTGGAGAAGGCTCTTTTAGCAGGGTATAAGAAGGAATATGGTAAGGATTATGAAAACATGGTTTTCAGGATAAGTGAGGAAAGTAAGAAGGTTGAGATACTTTCCTTAAAGACTGTTGTAGACAAAGTTAGAGATCCGGTGCTTGAGATTTCTGTGGAGGATGCTAAGAAGTTTTTAAAGTCTCCTAAGGCTGGTGATAAAGTTGAAGTGCCGGTGATGCCCAACAAGTTCAGTAGACAAGCTATTGAAGTTATAAGAAATGTTTTACTTTCACAAAAGGCTGAGATGGAGAGAGATAAGGTGAATTCAATATTCAGGGCAAAGATAGGAGATATCTTACAGTGTAAGATTAGTAGCATGAAGGGGAGAAATATTGATGTTGTGATAGATTTTGGTAGTTTTAAGGTAGATGGGGTAATCACTTTTGAGCATCTTATGCCAGAAGATCACAAGCTATTTAAAACTGGGGATATCATAAAAGCAGTGCTTATTGATATACTAAACCCGCAAGAATCTCAGGAAGTGTCTAGCAGAAGATCTGTGCGTCAAGAGTCTAAACTTCTTCTTTCTAGAACGACTCCTGAGTTCATCAAGAAGCTATTCTATAGTAGTATACCCGAGGTGAGTAAAGGTATAGTTGAGATAAAGGCTATTGGTAGAATACCGGGTGAGAGGTCAAAAGTTGCAGTGTATTCGGTCTTTCCAGAAGTTGATCCTGTTGGTGCTTGCATAGGGGTTGGGGGAAGTAGGATAATAAGTGTCTCAAAAGAGGTGAGTGGAGAAAAGATAGATGTGGTTTTGTGGAGTAATGATGTAAGAGAGTTCGCGAGAAATGTTTTTGGTAGAAATGCGGTGTATTCAGTGGAAGAGAGGGAAAGAGAAATTTTGGTGAAAATATATGAGTCTTTTCTTAGCGTTTTGGGTAAAAACTCAGTGAATGTGAAGCTTTTTTCACAAATGGTGGGTAAAGATGTTAAGGTAATGCTAGTTCAGGAAGAGAAATCGTTGCAGAGAAAGGAGATTTTTATTGAAGAAGATGAGATAAATGAGAATACCTATGTTGATTATTTGCCATTTGACAAAGATGTTCTTGACAAACTTAAGGCTAGTAATATAAAAACAATAGGTAGCTTATTGGAGAATCTTGACAATCTTAAATCTCTAGGCTTTTCTTCTAGGGAGATATCTCACATAAATAAGATAATCAATGAGTATATAGAGATAGAGGTTGAGGAGGAAGGGTAA
- the infB gene encoding translation initiation factor IF-2, with product MIEKKKIKIKIKKKLVQKEEERSVEAGEELGEEQQKQVFQAQKRQKEWIDSEVKPLVDELSGSYAVNGERVREYKKVGWEGGRRDKVYTRHRDSESKGDRGRRFGERAERKVVEREKTQIVGQRVFDKQVYREKPKHPSFQRFQKPSTTPVLPATGKKGFKGSRKDSYRFETLEEESFESKLDVELLKKQKEKTYAVPEEIEIYNVITVGDLAKKMNVKASDLIEILGKLGLSVTINDKIDSDTATVVAEEFGTKVKVKSVFDEINVSEEPDDERYVDFRIPVVTVMGHVDHGKTTLLDAIRNTNVAQTEAGGITQHIGAYVVEVNGNKITFIDTPGHEAFTAMRAKGAKVTDIVILVVAADDGVKEQTIEALNHAKDAKVPIIVAINKIDVPGANPERVKNQLSELGLIPDDWGGDTIYVEISALKKLNIDKLLEAVLLQAELMELKADYHKKGVGFVIESKVEQGRGIVFTVVVRNGVVKVGDNFVVGTTSGKVRAIFDDKGRKVEKILPGFPGEIVGVDELPNAGDKFNVVESEEVAREIAEKRRYYSRIENIKSLRAEVNPFEEIKEMKYIVKGDVFGSVEAIKYSLEKLSNNEFSVRVVHWGVGQVNESDVMLASAGQASIIAFRTKVGPKAGELAEREKVRIKKYNIIYEIIEDVKREMKGLKEPVFEEKVLGVAEVRKVFKISGVGNVAGCYVRNGVIQRKSKVRIYRDNALIFDGEILSLKHLKDDVSEIREGFECGIAFKNFNDIKEGDVIEAYALVQQE from the coding sequence ATGATTGAAAAGAAAAAGATAAAGATAAAAATAAAGAAGAAGTTGGTACAGAAGGAAGAGGAGAGAAGTGTTGAGGCTGGGGAGGAATTAGGAGAGGAGCAACAAAAACAGGTATTTCAGGCTCAAAAAAGACAGAAAGAATGGATAGATAGTGAGGTTAAGCCTTTAGTGGACGAACTTTCGGGGTCTTATGCTGTGAATGGGGAGAGAGTGAGAGAATATAAAAAGGTAGGGTGGGAGGGAGGTAGGAGAGATAAGGTATATACGAGACACAGGGATAGTGAAAGTAAAGGGGATAGAGGTAGGCGATTTGGTGAGAGAGCTGAGAGGAAAGTAGTTGAGAGAGAGAAAACTCAGATAGTTGGGCAAAGGGTTTTTGATAAGCAGGTTTATAGGGAGAAACCAAAGCATCCTTCTTTCCAGAGATTTCAAAAGCCTAGTACTACTCCTGTGCTTCCAGCTACTGGCAAGAAGGGTTTTAAAGGATCTAGGAAAGATTCGTATAGGTTTGAGACATTGGAGGAGGAATCTTTTGAATCTAAATTAGATGTTGAGCTTCTAAAGAAGCAGAAGGAGAAGACCTACGCGGTTCCTGAGGAAATAGAGATATACAATGTTATAACTGTTGGAGATCTTGCTAAGAAGATGAATGTGAAGGCTTCTGATCTTATTGAGATTCTTGGTAAGCTTGGTTTGTCAGTAACGATAAACGATAAAATAGATTCTGATACTGCAACAGTTGTTGCAGAGGAGTTTGGGACGAAAGTTAAGGTTAAGTCGGTATTTGATGAGATAAATGTGTCTGAGGAACCTGATGATGAGAGGTATGTAGATTTTAGAATACCTGTTGTTACTGTGATGGGGCATGTTGATCACGGGAAGACTACTCTTCTTGATGCAATACGGAATACCAATGTTGCTCAAACTGAGGCGGGAGGAATTACTCAGCACATAGGTGCATATGTCGTGGAAGTAAATGGCAACAAGATAACCTTTATAGACACTCCCGGACATGAAGCTTTTACAGCTATGAGGGCAAAAGGTGCAAAGGTTACTGATATAGTTATACTTGTTGTTGCAGCGGATGACGGAGTGAAAGAACAGACAATTGAAGCGTTGAATCATGCTAAAGATGCAAAGGTTCCTATAATTGTTGCGATAAACAAGATTGATGTTCCGGGAGCTAATCCAGAGAGAGTTAAGAATCAGCTTAGTGAGTTAGGTCTTATACCTGATGATTGGGGTGGTGATACGATTTATGTTGAGATATCGGCTTTGAAAAAACTAAATATTGATAAACTTCTTGAGGCGGTGCTTTTGCAAGCGGAATTGATGGAGCTTAAGGCAGATTATCATAAGAAAGGTGTAGGATTTGTTATAGAGAGCAAGGTTGAACAGGGACGAGGGATAGTTTTTACCGTAGTGGTTAGAAATGGTGTAGTCAAAGTTGGAGATAATTTTGTGGTAGGTACTACTAGTGGTAAAGTCAGAGCTATATTTGACGATAAAGGCAGGAAGGTAGAAAAAATACTTCCTGGGTTTCCTGGAGAGATTGTTGGAGTGGATGAGCTTCCTAATGCTGGTGATAAGTTCAACGTTGTTGAGTCCGAAGAGGTAGCAAGGGAAATAGCGGAAAAGAGAAGGTACTACTCTAGGATTGAGAATATAAAGAGCTTAAGAGCAGAAGTTAATCCGTTTGAAGAGATTAAGGAGATGAAGTATATAGTTAAGGGGGATGTATTTGGGAGTGTAGAGGCTATAAAGTATTCTTTGGAAAAGCTCTCAAACAATGAATTTTCTGTTAGGGTAGTGCATTGGGGAGTAGGGCAAGTTAATGAAAGCGATGTGATGTTAGCCTCCGCTGGTCAAGCGTCAATAATAGCCTTTAGAACCAAAGTAGGTCCTAAGGCGGGCGAACTTGCAGAGAGGGAAAAGGTTAGAATAAAGAAGTATAACATCATATACGAAATAATAGAAGATGTTAAGAGGGAGATGAAAGGTTTGAAGGAACCTGTGTTTGAGGAAAAGGTTCTGGGTGTGGCTGAAGTGAGAAAAGTCTTTAAGATAAGTGGTGTTGGAAATGTAGCAGGTTGCTATGTGAGAAATGGAGTAATACAAAGAAAGTCTAAGGTGAGGATATACAGGGATAATGCTCTTATATTTGATGGAGAAATTCTCTCTTTAAAACATCTTAAGGATGATGTGAGTGAAATAAGAGAGGGATTTGAGTGTGGAATAGCCTTCAAGAATTTCAACGACATAAAGGAAGGAGATGTGATAGAAGCTTATGCTTTGGTTCAGCAAGAATGA